The following coding sequences are from one Mugil cephalus isolate CIBA_MC_2020 chromosome 9, CIBA_Mcephalus_1.1, whole genome shotgun sequence window:
- the LOC125013465 gene encoding protein EVI2B, whose product MASNLMSLIFIWLLSVMASNAVTPRQDLYLTKLMTSKVTGERFSHKLLTTQEVSSINPHSQVSGLKVTPPIRDDVSPTKEMTSTKPSLQTILTKTLFLNTEKTATPTNSILPPSYSSTRMMITTEEQATIIKSTRVVTSQASIPTKPTMVLPELYNSSQGQDKENINTSIFQFTTNKITHLSTYPLQSTKSISDVSTFTNTKEVKSGVLSTVTSGGVSQTTGSYKASMATPPIMTTKKMKRKETSKKENKSPDGVNHGKAVAGLIGGALLLMMVGFLVIYIKKRKLQRQTITTTDWAGPSPFLEGGADNGRGAQRSSNRISLTTILPQGLIKRLSLLPETDELEDVATGTTFRDKHHKDTLGGKLEGIDVQESNKAVAVVPEMESMRDPAEAVGSVVSTTFFPN is encoded by the coding sequence ATGGCCAGCAATCTCATGAGCCTCATTTTTATATGGCTGCTCTCAGTAATGGCCAGCAACGCTGTGACGCCTAGACAGGACCTCTATTTGACTAAATTGATGACAAGTAAGGTAACTGGTGAGAGATTTTCTCACAAACTGCTGACAACACAGGAGGTGTCCAGTATAAATCCACACTCACAGGTCTCAGGTCTGAAAGTCACACCACCAATCAGAGATGATGTATCTCCAACAAAGGAAATGACTAGCACCAAGCCTTCACTTCAAACAATACTTACTAAGACATTGTTTCTGAACACTGAAAAAACAGCAACTCCTACCAATTCTATACTGCCTCCGTCATACAGTTCCACACGCATGATGATCACAACTGAAGAACAAGCAACAATTATAAAATCCACAAGAGTTGTAACCAGTCAAGCCAGCATCCCAACCAAGCCTACAATGGTACTTCCAGAGCTATACAACTCGAGCCAAGgccaagacaaagaaaacatcaatACATCAATTTTTCAATTCACCACCAATAAAATCACTCATCTATCTACATATCCACTTCAGTCTACAAAGTCAATCTCTGATGTGTCCACATTTACCAATACCAAGGAAGTCAAGTCTGGAGTTTTAAGCACAGTTACAAGCGGTGGTGTGTCACAGACTACAGGTTCATACAAAGCTTCAATGGCCACACCACCCATAATGACTaccaagaaaatgaaaagaaaagaaacttcaaaaaaagagaacaaatcCCCTGACGGAGTAAACCATGGAAAAGCAGTGGCAGGGCTAATTGGTGGAGCCCTGCTATTGATGATGGTAGGATTCCTAGTCATCTACATAAAGAAACGGAAACTTCAGAGGCAGACAATAACAACTACTGATTGGGCTGGTCCTTCACCATTTTTGGAGGGTGGAGCAGACAATGGCCGGGGAGCACAAAGGTCATCCAATCGAATTTCTCTCACCACCATTCTGCCCCAGGGACTAATCAAAAGATTGTCCTTACTTCCAGAAACAGATGAGTTAGAAGATGTGGCAACAGGTACTACATTTCGAGATAAACATCACAAAGACACACTTGGTGGAAAGTTGGAGGGAATTGATGTACAAGAAAGCAATAAGGCTGTTGCAGTTGTTCCAGAAATGGAAAGCATGAGAGATCCTGCAGAGGCTGTTGGAAGCGTTGTTTCAACTACCTTTTTTCCAAACTAA